In the Sarcophilus harrisii chromosome 1, mSarHar1.11, whole genome shotgun sequence genome, one interval contains:
- the PGLS gene encoding 6-phosphogluconolactonase has product MPGSGSRLISVFPSPQELGVSLAQLVVQRAAQSRAGAGGAGDGARFSLGLSGGSLVQLLAQELPAAAASAGPAAPAHWTLGFCDERLVPFDHADSTFGLYRTHLLSKLPIPESQVITINPALPVEEAASDYAEKLQEAFQGDTIPVFDLLILGIGPDGHTCSLFPDHPLLQEKEKIVAPISDSPKPPPERVTLTLPVLNAARMVVFVATGESKAAVLKRILEGDEENPLPAALVQPHTGRLCWFLDEAAAKELTIPFEKHSIL; this is encoded by the exons ATGCCGGGGTCAGGCTCCCGCCTCATCTCGGTCTTCCCGAGCCCGCAGGAGCTGGGCGTGTCGTTGGCGCAACTGGTGGTGCAGCGGGCGGCGCAGAgccgggccggggccgggggcgCCGGGGATGGGGCGCGCTTCTCGCTCGGGCTCTCGGGAGGGAGCCTGGTGCAGCTGCTGGCCCAAGAGCTGCCCGCGGCCGCCGCCTCCGCCGGGCCCGCCGCCCCGGCGCACTGGACGCTAGGATTCTGCGACGAGCGCCTCGTGCCCTTTGACCACGCGGACAGCACGTTCGGCCTGTACCGG ACTCATCTTCTTTCCAAACTGCCTATCCCAGAGAGCCAGGTAATCACCATTAACCCTGCACTCCCAGTGGAAGAGGCTGCCTCAGACTACGCAGAGAAACTTCAAGAA GCTTTTCAGGGTGACACGATCCCAGTTTTTGACCTCCTGATTTTGGGCATCGGACCTGACGGGCACACATGTTCCCTTTTCCCCGATCACCCCCTCCTGCAG gaaaaggaaaagattgtgGCCCCCATCAGCGACTCTCCAAAGCCACCCCCTGAAAGGGTGACCCTCACTCTGCCTGTACTGAACGCAGCACGAATGGTCGTGTTTGTGGCTACTGGAGAAAGCAAAGCGGCTGTTTTGAAG CGCATCCTGGAAGGTGACGAAGAGAATCCACTTCCTGCTGCACTTGTGCAGCCCCACACCGGGCGGCTCTGCTGGTTCCTGGATGAGGCTGCCGCAAAAGAGTTGACCATTCCATTTGAGAAACATTCCATTTTGTAG